One part of the Myxococcales bacterium genome encodes these proteins:
- a CDS encoding phytanoyl-CoA dioxygenase family protein, whose product MDNTQKLTLTKEQLQTYQRDGLLHLPHFFDPLELEPLRRATREDPTINGSLYGMVDHADEPHPICIWTELADDIIGMIPRMARMVEATESLLGDACYHWHSKITIKPARSRAHVDWHQDFASWYDDGVPYPNMLTVALALEPATKANGCTQFIPGSHLMGRIDHRTGDNGFESFEPRLAAAKETLGVVQIELDVGDAVFFHCNLFHGSGANETDSPRPLLFSSYNAVSNAPIPAAQGPNEEGAFMNISPAERAYVPLKKLSDNVLRKKLFTSAFHDTPFKKPILDLGGTFSPAVEL is encoded by the coding sequence ATGGACAACACCCAAAAGCTCACGCTCACGAAAGAACAGCTCCAAACCTACCAGCGCGACGGTCTGCTCCACCTGCCACATTTCTTCGACCCGCTGGAATTGGAACCGCTCCGGCGCGCCACACGTGAAGACCCCACGATCAACGGCTCGCTCTATGGCATGGTGGATCACGCGGACGAGCCTCATCCGATTTGCATCTGGACTGAGCTCGCGGATGACATCATTGGCATGATTCCCCGCATGGCTCGGATGGTAGAGGCTACCGAGTCGCTATTGGGCGACGCCTGTTATCACTGGCATTCGAAGATCACGATCAAGCCGGCGCGGTCTCGTGCACACGTGGACTGGCACCAGGATTTTGCCAGCTGGTATGACGATGGCGTTCCGTATCCCAATATGCTCACTGTCGCCCTTGCGCTGGAGCCCGCAACCAAAGCCAACGGCTGCACGCAGTTCATCCCCGGCTCGCACCTCATGGGGCGCATCGACCACCGGACAGGCGATAACGGATTCGAAAGCTTTGAGCCGAGGCTAGCGGCGGCGAAGGAAACCCTTGGCGTGGTGCAGATCGAACTCGATGTCGGCGATGCCGTGTTCTTCCACTGCAACCTGTTCCACGGTTCCGGCGCGAACGAGACAGACTCCCCTCGCCCTCTTCTCTTCTCTTCCTACAATGCTGTTTCCAACGCACCCATCCCCGCGGCTCAGGGCCCGAACGAAGAAGGCGCGTTCATGAACATATCGCCGGCCGAACGGGCGTATGTACCGCTCAAGAAATTGAGCGACAACGTGCTCCGCAAAAAGCTGTTCACGTCCGCCTTTCACGACACGCCCTTCAAAAAGCCGATCCTGGATCTGGGCGGCACCTTCAGTCCGGCAGTCGAACTCTAG